The following proteins are encoded in a genomic region of Gammaproteobacteria bacterium:
- a CDS encoding TIGR03088 family PEP-CTERM/XrtA system glycosyltransferase, whose protein sequence is MAHVIFALRAGGLENGLVNLINRMPPERYRHAVVCLTDHDGFADRIERDDVPILDLHKKDGHDLPLYGRLWAAFRHLRPAIVHTRNLVALEAQLPALAAGVRGRVHGEHGWDVQDLDGSNRRHLWLRRVVGPIVQRFIPLSAHSERYLLEQVGVPAGKITRIVNGVDAERFHPAGHALPGDTTSPRTAPLPDAGFPPDALVVGTVLRMETVKDPMNLARAFVAALKRRPDLRPRLRLAMVGSGRLHEDVRAYLRDAGAEPLAWLPGHRDDTPEVLRALDLFVLPSRAEGISNTVLEAMATGLPVIATRVGGNPDLVVEGETGTLVPAENPEALADAILTYAADPALRQRQGARARQLVEERYTLDRMVQQYMDVYDTVSGRRHEQQRVEPQRHGDTDPQ, encoded by the coding sequence ATCGCCCACGTGATCTTCGCGCTGCGCGCCGGAGGTCTCGAAAACGGCCTGGTGAATCTCATCAACCGCATGCCGCCCGAGCGCTACCGGCACGCGGTGGTGTGCCTCACGGACCACGACGGCTTCGCCGACCGCATCGAGCGGGACGACGTCCCCATCCTCGACCTGCACAAGAAGGACGGCCACGACCTGCCACTCTACGGCCGCCTGTGGGCGGCCTTTCGGCACCTGCGCCCGGCGATCGTCCACACCCGGAACCTCGTGGCCCTCGAGGCCCAGCTCCCCGCGCTCGCGGCGGGCGTCCGGGGCCGAGTGCACGGCGAGCACGGCTGGGACGTCCAGGATCTCGACGGCTCGAACCGCCGCCACCTCTGGCTGCGCCGCGTGGTCGGCCCCATCGTCCAGCGCTTCATCCCGCTCTCCGCCCACTCCGAGCGTTACCTCCTCGAGCAGGTGGGCGTGCCCGCGGGCAAGATCACCCGCATCGTGAACGGTGTTGACGCGGAGCGCTTCCACCCCGCTGGTCACGCACTTCCCGGAGACACAACAAGCCCGCGGACGGCCCCGCTCCCCGATGCCGGTTTCCCCCCGGACGCCCTCGTCGTCGGCACCGTCCTGCGCATGGAGACCGTCAAGGACCCCATGAACCTGGCGCGAGCCTTCGTCGCGGCCCTGAAGCGACGGCCCGATCTGCGGCCCCGGCTGCGCCTCGCGATGGTCGGCAGCGGCCGCCTCCACGAGGACGTGCGCGCCTACCTCCGCGACGCCGGAGCCGAGCCGCTCGCCTGGCTCCCCGGGCACCGGGACGACACCCCCGAGGTCCTCCGGGCGCTCGATCTCTTCGTGCTTCCCTCGCGCGCCGAAGGGATCTCCAACACGGTCCTCGAAGCGATGGCGACCGGCCTTCCCGTCATCGCGACCCGCGTCGGGGGCAATCCCGACCTCGTCGTCGAAGGCGAGACCGGCACCCTGGTCCCCGCGGAGAACCCCGAGGCCCTCGCGGACGCCATCCTCACCTACGCCGCCGACCCGGCCCTGCGCCAGCGCCAGGGCGCCCGCGCCCGCCAGCTCGTCGAAGAGCGCTACACCCTCGACCGCATGGTCCAGCAATATATGGACGTCTACGACACCGTCTCAGGGAGGAGACATGAACAGCAACGAGTCGAACCACAGAGACACGGAGACACAGACCCTCAATGA
- a CDS encoding GxxExxY protein yields MNSNESNHRDTETQTLNEITDAIIGSAIEVHQALGPGLLESAYEECLCYELAHRGLAFRRQVPLPVVYKGVRLECGYRMGVVVERRVIVELKTVERLMPVHQAQLLTYLKLTKIRLGLLMNFHVSVLHYGIRRLING; encoded by the coding sequence ATGAACAGCAACGAGTCGAACCACAGAGACACGGAGACACAGACCCTCAATGAGATCACGGATGCGATCATCGGGTCTGCCATCGAGGTTCATCAGGCGCTCGGACCGGGGCTTCTCGAGTCGGCCTATGAGGAGTGCCTCTGCTACGAGCTGGCGCATCGGGGGTTGGCCTTTCGGCGGCAAGTGCCGCTTCCAGTCGTCTACAAGGGCGTACGTCTGGAATGCGGGTATCGCATGGGCGTTGTGGTGGAACGGCGCGTCATCGTCGAGCTCAAGACCGTCGAGCGCCTCATGCCGGTCCACCAGGCCCAGTTGCTCACGTACCTGAAGCTCACCAAGATCCGTCTCGGTCTCCTGATGAACTTCCATGTTTCTGTTCTTCACTACGGGATCCGGCGCCTCATCAATGGATGA
- a CDS encoding amidotransferase 1, exosortase A system-associated: MCGIVGIFDTLGERPIDRDLLHRMNESQHHRGPDEGGLHVEPGVGLGHRRLSIIDLATGQQPLYNEDGSVVIVFNGEAYNFQSLVPELQALGHTFRTRSDTEVIVHAWEAWGEKCVERLRGMFAFAIWDRNRRQLFLARDRLGVKPLYYALLPDGHLVFGSELKALTTHPGLPRAVDPRAIEDYFAFGYVPEPKTIFQGARKLPPGHTVLLERGGGVPEPREYWDVPFKPHGPLTDAEAGHELIERLREATRVRLISEVPLGAFLSGGVDSSAVVAMMAQLSERPVQTCSIAFTDPKFDEAVYAKQVSDLLKTDHYVEQVDPDDFGLIDRLAALYDEPYADSSAIPTYRVCELARKRVTVALSGDAGDEDLAGYRRYKWHMNEERVRRLFPDAFRRIVFGTLGELYPKLDWAPRIFRAKTTFQGIARDSVNAYFHTISILRDDFRERLFTPKFRQELQGYRAVEVMRGHAARSPTDDPLSLVQYLDYKTYLPGDILTKVDRASMAHALEVRGPFLDTELIEWISGLPASLKLRNQEGKYILKKALEPLLPHDILYRQKMGFAVPLAAWFRGPLREKVRDTLLGDGLAASGYFEPKFLEHLVTQHQAGLRDYSAPIWTLFMFESFQRQLASG, from the coding sequence ATGTGCGGGATAGTTGGCATCTTCGACACCCTGGGTGAGCGTCCCATCGACCGGGACCTGCTCCACCGCATGAACGAGTCCCAGCACCACCGGGGGCCGGACGAGGGCGGTCTGCACGTGGAGCCGGGGGTGGGCCTCGGCCACCGGCGGCTCTCGATCATCGATCTCGCCACCGGCCAGCAGCCGCTCTACAACGAGGACGGCTCGGTCGTCATCGTGTTCAACGGCGAGGCGTACAACTTCCAGTCCCTGGTCCCGGAGCTCCAGGCCCTCGGCCACACCTTCCGCACGCGCTCGGACACCGAGGTCATCGTCCACGCCTGGGAGGCCTGGGGCGAGAAGTGCGTCGAGCGCCTGCGGGGGATGTTCGCGTTCGCGATCTGGGACAGGAACCGCCGCCAGCTCTTCCTAGCCCGGGACCGGCTGGGGGTGAAGCCGCTCTACTACGCGCTCCTGCCCGACGGGCACCTCGTCTTCGGCTCGGAGCTGAAGGCGCTCACGACGCACCCCGGGCTGCCCCGCGCCGTCGACCCGCGGGCCATCGAGGACTACTTCGCCTTCGGGTACGTCCCCGAGCCCAAGACCATCTTCCAGGGCGCGCGCAAGCTCCCGCCCGGCCACACCGTGCTCCTCGAGCGCGGCGGCGGGGTGCCCGAGCCGCGCGAGTACTGGGACGTGCCCTTCAAGCCCCACGGCCCGCTCACCGACGCCGAGGCGGGCCACGAGCTGATCGAGCGCCTGCGCGAAGCCACCCGCGTGCGCCTCATCTCCGAGGTACCGCTGGGTGCCTTCCTCTCGGGTGGGGTGGACTCGAGCGCGGTGGTCGCCATGATGGCCCAGCTCTCCGAGCGGCCGGTGCAGACCTGCTCCATCGCCTTCACCGACCCGAAGTTCGACGAGGCGGTCTATGCGAAGCAGGTCTCGGACCTGCTGAAGACCGACCACTACGTGGAGCAGGTGGACCCCGACGATTTCGGCCTCATCGACCGGCTGGCCGCGCTCTACGACGAGCCCTACGCGGACAGCTCGGCGATCCCCACCTACCGGGTCTGCGAGCTCGCGCGCAAGCGCGTCACCGTGGCCCTCTCGGGGGACGCGGGCGACGAGGACCTCGCGGGCTACCGGCGCTACAAGTGGCACATGAACGAGGAGCGGGTGCGCCGGCTCTTCCCGGACGCCTTCCGCCGGATCGTCTTCGGAACCCTTGGCGAGCTCTACCCCAAGCTCGACTGGGCGCCGCGGATCTTCCGGGCCAAGACCACCTTCCAGGGCATCGCCCGGGATTCGGTCAACGCCTACTTCCACACCATTTCCATCCTGCGCGACGACTTCCGGGAACGGCTCTTCACCCCGAAGTTTCGCCAGGAGCTCCAGGGCTACCGGGCGGTCGAGGTGATGCGCGGGCACGCCGCGCGCAGTCCCACCGACGACCCGCTCTCGCTCGTGCAGTACCTGGACTACAAGACCTACCTCCCGGGCGACATCCTGACCAAGGTGGACCGGGCCAGCATGGCCCACGCCCTGGAGGTCCGCGGTCCCTTCCTCGACACCGAGCTGATCGAGTGGATCTCGGGCCTGCCGGCCTCGCTGAAGCTCCGCAACCAGGAAGGGAAGTACATCCTGAAGAAGGCGCTCGAGCCGCTCCTGCCGCACGACATCCTGTACCGGCAGAAGATGGGCTTCGCGGTGCCGCTCGCGGCCTGGTTCCGGGGGCCGCTGAGAGAGAAGGTCCGGGACACCCTCCTCGGCGACGGGCTGGCCGCCAGCGGCTACTTCGAGCCGAAGTTCCTGGAGCACCTGGTCACCCAGCACCAGGCAGGGCTGCGGGACTACAGCGCCCCGATCTGGACGCTGTTCATGTTCGAGTCCTTCCAGCGCCAACTCGCTTCGGGATAA
- a CDS encoding polysaccharide deacetylase family protein, whose translation MKALTRAAVSAAYPGGARARMAILIFHRVLPEPDLLLPDLPDVARFRWQMRVLADYFQPLPLAEAAARLQAGDLPPRSVCVTFDDGYRDNLECAVPVLEELGIPATVFVAPGFLGDGMMFNDRVIEGVRAATGPELDLRELGLGTFPMRTTEERRAAIGELLPALKYLPEAERDRKARGIAERAGYRPSAPLMLDPDGVRALAARGVTIGAHTLTHPILSETADDVAAEEISASKRVLEEMAGSPVTLFAYPNGRPGRDYAGRHVAMVQQAGFRAAVSTRWAPATRDSDPYQLPRFTPWDVTPGRFLARLVANGLGMVRP comes from the coding sequence ATGAAAGCACTGACCCGTGCCGCCGTCTCTGCCGCCTACCCCGGCGGTGCCCGTGCGCGGATGGCGATTCTGATCTTCCACCGCGTCCTCCCGGAGCCCGACCTGCTGCTCCCGGATCTCCCCGACGTCGCGCGCTTCCGCTGGCAGATGCGGGTCCTGGCGGACTACTTCCAGCCGCTGCCGCTCGCCGAGGCCGCGGCCCGGCTCCAGGCGGGCGACCTGCCGCCCCGTTCGGTCTGCGTCACCTTCGACGACGGCTACCGGGACAACCTGGAGTGCGCGGTGCCGGTGCTGGAGGAGCTCGGGATCCCCGCGACGGTCTTCGTTGCCCCGGGCTTCCTCGGCGACGGGATGATGTTCAACGACCGGGTGATCGAGGGGGTGCGCGCGGCGACTGGTCCCGAGCTGGACCTGAGGGAGCTGGGCCTCGGCACCTTCCCGATGCGCACGACCGAAGAGCGCCGGGCGGCGATCGGCGAGTTGCTGCCGGCGCTGAAGTACCTGCCGGAGGCGGAGCGGGACCGGAAGGCGAGGGGGATTGCCGAGCGCGCGGGTTACCGCCCGAGTGCTCCCCTGATGCTGGACCCGGACGGTGTCCGGGCGCTCGCGGCGCGGGGTGTCACCATTGGCGCCCACACCCTGACGCACCCGATCCTGAGCGAGACGGCCGATGACGTTGCGGCGGAGGAGATCTCCGCCAGCAAGCGGGTGCTGGAGGAGATGGCAGGCAGCCCCGTGACCCTGTTTGCCTACCCCAACGGCCGTCCCGGACGCGACTATGCCGGTCGGCACGTGGCGATGGTCCAGCAGGCGGGCTTCCGCGCCGCCGTCTCCACTCGCTGGGCACCGGCAACGCGGGACTCCGACCCCTATCAGCTTCCCCGGTTTACGCCGTGGGACGTGACGCCGGGGCGGTTCCTCGCTCGCCTGGTCGCCAACGGTTTGGGCATGGTCCGCCCATGA
- a CDS encoding glycosyltransferase, exosortase A system-associated gives MKVLHVFDHSLPIQDGYSYRSRAILVNQRALGWETVQVTGSKHEAIAEWEDVAGLRFYRTAPVSGVAARFPLLGQLQVVTRLRRRVRDLVHQERPDLIHAHSPSLDGLAALSVARRAHIPLAYEVRAFWEDAAVDHGTAREGGLRYRLTAASESYVLHRADAVTTIADGLRREIVKRGVPAGRVTVVGNGVETEVPTPDPAAVERLRQELGLGGKFVVGFIGSFYAWEGLDVLLRAYPLLAHEVPEAEILLVGGGQEDSALRALARDLGIESHVRFTGRVPHDAVDQYYALMDLACFPRKAIRLTELVTPLKPLEAMARRRLCLASDVGGHRELIRPGETGFLHRAGDDGELARMAASLAARRDALGPVVEAARRFVESERTWKASVARYEPIYEALVGARAAAYPAHA, from the coding sequence ATGAAAGTCCTCCACGTCTTCGACCACTCGCTGCCGATCCAGGACGGCTACTCCTACCGCAGCCGCGCGATCCTGGTGAACCAGCGGGCGCTCGGTTGGGAGACGGTGCAGGTCACCGGCTCCAAGCACGAGGCGATCGCGGAGTGGGAGGATGTGGCCGGCTTGCGCTTCTACCGCACGGCCCCCGTCAGCGGCGTGGCGGCTCGGTTCCCGCTCCTGGGTCAGCTCCAAGTGGTCACGCGCCTGCGCCGCCGGGTGCGCGATCTCGTCCACCAGGAGCGGCCGGACCTGATCCACGCCCATTCGCCGTCGCTCGACGGGCTAGCGGCTTTGTCGGTCGCTCGGCGTGCCCACATTCCCTTGGCATACGAGGTGCGGGCGTTCTGGGAGGACGCCGCAGTGGACCATGGCACGGCGCGGGAGGGTGGGTTGCGCTACCGGCTAACGGCGGCCTCGGAGAGCTACGTCCTGCACCGGGCGGATGCGGTCACGACCATCGCGGACGGGTTGCGCCGAGAGATCGTGAAACGCGGTGTGCCAGCAGGGCGGGTGACGGTGGTCGGCAACGGCGTCGAGACCGAGGTGCCGACACCGGACCCCGCCGCGGTGGAGCGCCTGCGGCAGGAGCTGGGGCTCGGCGGCAAGTTTGTAGTCGGCTTCATCGGCTCCTTCTATGCGTGGGAGGGGTTGGACGTCCTGCTGCGCGCGTACCCGCTGCTTGCGCACGAGGTGCCGGAAGCCGAAATCCTGCTCGTCGGTGGTGGCCAGGAGGACTCTGCGCTGCGCGCTCTGGCACGCGATCTCGGCATCGAGAGCCACGTGCGGTTCACGGGCCGGGTGCCCCACGATGCGGTAGACCAGTACTACGCCCTGATGGACTTGGCATGTTTTCCCCGCAAGGCGATCCGCCTGACTGAGCTGGTTACACCACTCAAACCGCTCGAAGCGATGGCGCGCAGACGGCTCTGTCTCGCCTCCGACGTGGGAGGGCATCGTGAGCTGATCCGGCCCGGGGAAACTGGCTTCCTTCACCGCGCGGGCGACGATGGAGAGCTGGCTCGGATGGCCGCGAGCCTTGCAGCCCGACGCGACGCGCTGGGGCCGGTCGTCGAGGCTGCACGCCGGTTCGTCGAGTCCGAGCGCACCTGGAAGGCGAGCGTGGCGCGCTACGAGCCGATCTACGAAGCACTCGTGGGTGCGCGGGCCGCAGCCTACCCGGCGCACGCGTGA
- the asnB gene encoding asparagine synthase (glutamine-hydrolyzing) produces the protein MCGIVGIYYFDPSRTVQAEEVKAMADRIVHRGPDDEGFFLRRNVGLGMRRLSIIDLAGGHQPIFTPDGSKVIVFNGEVYNFLDHRPELERRGHRFSTRTDTEVVLHLYDEYGLDFLEQANGMFGLAIWDEPARRLVIARDRIGIKPLYYYRDEEKLVFASEIKAILALPSVRAGLEPDSLGIYLKYGFTPAPYTLFRSISKLPPGHRMRVEGTKVHIEPYWRLSYLPKATATEPELREELFELLKDAVRYQLVSDVPLGAFLSSGIDSSGIVHLMKDLGVDRINTYTIGFGKGYAAYNEMAAAHRFAEDYGTSHHEILVEPDVADLFPRLIAMLDEPVADSSFLVTYLVSRLARETVKVILSGVGGDELFGGYRRYLNVQLGRYAHGIPAWIRQQVLGRLLQALPADRNSALFNYVRLARAYVTTADLPLDRQYAAYTSVVSDEVRRDLLGRDSALEDFHQRYFDECDSPEPLDRLMYFDVKTSLPEQLLMLTDKMAMAVSLEGRVPYLDHRVVEFAARLPAALKLKGLRLRYLQKEVFRNRFPPYVFEQKKRGFGAPIGTWIRNELKELTFDLLSESRLREQGLFHYPTVQRMLDAHFRMREDHTDALLALIAFQIWHRTYLGPA, from the coding sequence GTGTGCGGAATCGTCGGCATCTACTATTTCGACCCCTCGCGGACGGTCCAGGCCGAGGAGGTCAAGGCCATGGCGGACCGCATCGTACATCGCGGGCCCGACGACGAGGGCTTCTTCCTGCGCCGCAATGTCGGCCTCGGCATGCGGCGCCTGAGCATCATCGACCTTGCCGGGGGCCACCAACCCATCTTTACCCCGGACGGCAGCAAGGTCATCGTCTTCAATGGCGAAGTCTACAACTTCCTCGACCACCGCCCGGAGCTTGAACGCCGGGGACACCGATTTTCGACCCGGACCGACACGGAGGTCGTTCTCCACCTCTACGACGAGTACGGGCTCGACTTCCTCGAGCAGGCGAACGGGATGTTCGGACTCGCGATCTGGGACGAGCCAGCCAGGCGGCTCGTCATCGCCCGCGACCGAATCGGGATCAAGCCCCTCTATTACTACCGCGACGAGGAGAAGCTCGTCTTTGCGTCCGAGATCAAGGCGATCCTCGCCCTCCCCTCGGTCCGCGCCGGGCTCGAGCCCGACTCGCTGGGCATCTACCTGAAGTACGGCTTCACACCGGCCCCCTACACCCTCTTTCGCAGCATCTCCAAGCTCCCTCCTGGGCATCGGATGCGAGTCGAGGGGACGAAGGTTCACATCGAGCCCTACTGGCGCCTGTCTTACCTGCCGAAGGCCACGGCAACCGAGCCCGAGCTCCGGGAGGAGCTGTTCGAGTTGCTGAAGGACGCGGTGCGCTATCAACTGGTCTCGGACGTTCCTCTCGGAGCTTTCCTCAGCAGCGGCATCGACTCGAGCGGCATCGTCCACCTGATGAAGGACCTCGGTGTCGACCGAATCAACACCTACACCATCGGCTTCGGCAAGGGCTACGCGGCGTACAACGAGATGGCCGCGGCCCATCGCTTTGCCGAGGACTATGGGACGAGCCACCACGAGATCCTGGTGGAGCCAGACGTGGCGGACCTGTTTCCCCGGCTCATCGCGATGCTGGATGAACCGGTCGCAGATTCGTCTTTCCTGGTCACCTACCTGGTGTCCCGCCTCGCGCGGGAGACCGTGAAGGTGATCCTGTCCGGGGTCGGGGGCGACGAGCTCTTCGGGGGCTACCGCCGCTACCTCAACGTCCAGCTGGGCCGGTACGCACACGGCATCCCTGCATGGATCCGCCAGCAGGTCCTCGGGCGGCTGCTCCAAGCTCTGCCCGCCGACCGTAACAGTGCACTGTTCAATTACGTCCGGCTCGCCCGGGCGTATGTCACGACCGCCGACCTGCCCCTCGACCGGCAATACGCCGCCTACACCTCCGTCGTCTCGGACGAGGTGCGGCGGGACCTCCTGGGCAGGGATTCGGCCCTGGAGGACTTCCACCAGCGCTACTTCGACGAGTGCGACTCGCCGGAGCCGCTGGACCGGCTCATGTACTTCGACGTCAAGACGTCGCTTCCCGAGCAGCTCCTGATGCTGACGGACAAGATGGCCATGGCGGTGTCCCTCGAGGGCCGGGTGCCGTACCTCGACCACCGGGTGGTGGAGTTCGCCGCGCGGCTACCGGCCGCACTGAAGCTCAAGGGCTTGCGCCTTCGATACCTGCAGAAGGAGGTGTTCCGGAACCGCTTCCCGCCGTACGTTTTTGAGCAGAAGAAGCGGGGATTCGGCGCCCCGATCGGGACCTGGATCCGCAATGAGCTGAAGGAGCTCACGTTCGATCTCCTGAGCGAGTCGCGGCTGCGCGAACAGGGCCTGTTCCACTACCCGACTGTCCAGCGGATGCTGGATGCGCACTTCCGGATGCGGGAAGACCACACCGACGCGCTGTTGGCCCTGATTGCCTTCCAGATCTGGCACCGGACCTACCTGGGTCCTGCCTGA
- a CDS encoding glycosyltransferase family 2 protein, producing MGLLFEVVFWSAIFLLVYPYVVYPPLLGLLARLNARRAGEAARLDGVPSITLVVSAYNEADVIDRKIANSLAIDYPRDRLEVLVVSDASDDGTDDIVQAWQGRDARIRLVRQEERLGKTSGLNLAIGNAHGEVVVFSDANAMYRTDALRKLVRHFADPEVGYVVGAQLYNPGGNSEATASEGLYWRLELMLKRLESRFDSVVGGDGAIYAIRRRLFWPLKPDDINDFVNPLQIVAEGYRGLFDPEAVCTEDAAEGFAKEFRRKRRIVNRSWRAVRRYGHLLSPKRHTRFLFLLVSHKVIRWFSLPIFAVALTANLALVLSAPKPLYLLTLTGLVVVLALALLGHALDRRGIRMPRLVYLPYYYFLVNLAALLGIWDEARGVHHAVWTHVRSG from the coding sequence ATGGGCTTGCTCTTCGAAGTGGTGTTCTGGTCCGCCATCTTCCTGTTGGTCTACCCGTACGTGGTCTACCCGCCCCTGCTTGGGCTCCTGGCCCGGCTGAATGCCCGCCGCGCCGGGGAAGCCGCCCGATTGGACGGCGTTCCGAGCATCACCCTCGTGGTGTCCGCCTACAACGAGGCAGACGTTATCGACCGCAAGATCGCGAACAGCCTTGCCATCGACTACCCCCGCGACCGCCTCGAGGTGCTGGTCGTCTCTGACGCGAGCGACGATGGCACCGATGACATCGTGCAGGCGTGGCAGGGCCGAGACGCTCGGATCCGGCTCGTGCGCCAGGAGGAGCGTCTCGGCAAGACCTCGGGCCTGAATCTCGCCATCGGCAATGCCCACGGGGAGGTCGTCGTGTTCTCCGACGCCAACGCGATGTACCGGACGGACGCACTCCGCAAGCTGGTCCGGCACTTCGCGGACCCCGAGGTCGGCTACGTCGTCGGTGCCCAGCTCTACAATCCTGGCGGCAACAGCGAGGCGACGGCGAGCGAGGGCCTCTACTGGCGCCTGGAACTGATGCTGAAGAGGCTCGAGTCCCGCTTCGATTCCGTGGTGGGGGGGGACGGCGCGATCTACGCCATCCGCCGCCGGCTCTTCTGGCCGCTCAAGCCCGACGACATCAACGACTTCGTGAACCCCCTGCAGATCGTAGCCGAGGGTTACCGCGGCCTCTTCGACCCCGAGGCCGTCTGCACGGAGGACGCGGCGGAGGGTTTCGCCAAGGAGTTTCGGCGCAAGCGCCGGATCGTCAATCGCAGCTGGCGCGCGGTGCGCCGCTACGGCCACTTGCTGAGCCCCAAGCGGCACACCCGGTTCCTGTTCCTGCTGGTCTCCCACAAGGTGATCCGCTGGTTCAGCCTGCCCATCTTTGCCGTGGCGCTGACCGCGAACCTCGCCCTGGTGCTGTCGGCCCCTAAGCCCCTCTACCTGCTCACCCTCACTGGTTTGGTGGTAGTCCTTGCCCTCGCCCTGCTGGGCCACGCCCTGGATCGCCGAGGCATTCGGATGCCAAGGCTCGTCTATCTGCCCTACTACTACTTCCTCGTCAACCTGGCGGCACTCCTCGGGATCTGGGACGAGGCCCGCGGCGTGCACCACGCGGTGTGGACCCACGTGCGCAGCGGTTGA
- a CDS encoding glycosyltransferase: MFRVAERIPVCFVAPVPWFPLQGFIRRSRPYFRPTPKRVEQQGRHAVHHPRFLSVPGILKRADGFLLAASTLPRVRRLVKRHDVTVIDAHFGYPDGYGASLLGKWLNLPVTITIRGNEEVQARNPSLRPLLARALRHAQRVFAVSESLRTLAVELGVDQGRAVTVSNGVALETFQPVDRVEARQALGLQLQSPVLVSVGGLVEGKGFHRVIELLPRLRDTMPNLVYLIAGGATPVGDWRPRLERQARDLGLDGVVRFLGAVPPPRLKWVLSAADVFVLATAREGWANVLLEAMACGLPVVTTRVGGNPEVVSSKNVGTLVPLGDQAALENALRDALSRPWDRAAILAYARQNGWPPRIDRLVEEFWSLSPA, encoded by the coding sequence ATGTTCCGAGTGGCGGAACGAATCCCCGTCTGCTTCGTTGCCCCTGTCCCTTGGTTTCCCCTCCAAGGCTTCATCAGGCGCTCTCGCCCCTACTTCCGGCCAACGCCGAAACGGGTGGAGCAACAGGGCAGGCATGCAGTGCACCACCCCCGTTTCCTGAGTGTGCCGGGTATCCTCAAGCGGGCCGACGGATTCCTCCTCGCAGCATCCACCCTGCCCCGGGTCCGCCGACTGGTGAAGCGCCACGACGTTACCGTCATTGACGCCCACTTTGGCTATCCCGACGGCTATGGTGCGAGCCTGCTCGGGAAATGGCTCAATCTCCCGGTAACCATCACCATTCGCGGCAACGAAGAAGTGCAGGCCCGGAACCCGTCTCTACGCCCCCTGCTGGCAAGGGCGCTCCGGCACGCACAGCGGGTGTTCGCGGTCTCCGAATCCCTGCGTACCCTGGCCGTCGAACTCGGCGTCGACCAAGGGAGGGCCGTCACCGTCAGCAACGGCGTTGCCCTCGAGACTTTTCAACCAGTTGATCGGGTCGAAGCACGCCAAGCACTGGGACTACAACTACAGTCTCCGGTGCTGGTGTCGGTTGGGGGTCTCGTAGAAGGTAAGGGTTTCCACCGGGTCATCGAACTCCTGCCCCGCCTGCGGGACACGATGCCGAACCTCGTCTACCTCATCGCAGGAGGCGCAACACCCGTCGGAGACTGGCGGCCCCGCCTGGAGCGCCAGGCGAGGGACCTCGGTCTCGACGGCGTGGTACGCTTCCTCGGGGCCGTCCCGCCACCGAGGCTCAAGTGGGTGCTATCGGCAGCCGATGTCTTCGTGCTCGCCACCGCGCGCGAAGGCTGGGCGAATGTCCTGCTCGAGGCCATGGCATGCGGACTTCCCGTGGTGACCACGCGGGTTGGCGGCAATCCTGAAGTAGTGAGCTCGAAGAACGTGGGTACTCTTGTGCCCCTCGGAGACCAGGCTGCACTCGAGAATGCCCTGCGGGACGCACTATCCCGACCCTGGGATCGCGCCGCCATACTCGCCTACGCCCGACAGAATGGCTGGCCCCCAAGAATCGATCGCCTTGTAGAGGAGTTCTGGAGCCTTTCGCCAGCCTGA
- a CDS encoding tetratricopeptide repeat protein, with protein MYSKAIDETTFCYAPTPSNHPLRGEMGTTLGLAYRGLKDYERAKEFLERAIKEEPTHEASYTAMYLVLRELGRNDEARDALLRGNETTKGKSAELNYFLGLAYIDAGDLPSARKYANQAYKLGYPLPGLRNKLARLEATRKNEKD; from the coding sequence ATGTACAGTAAAGCAATCGACGAAACTACTTTTTGCTACGCCCCCACGCCATCGAACCATCCCCTGCGCGGAGAGATGGGGACTACGCTGGGCCTTGCATACCGTGGCCTGAAAGACTACGAAAGAGCCAAGGAGTTTCTAGAGCGAGCCATCAAGGAAGAACCCACGCATGAGGCGTCCTACACGGCGATGTACCTGGTTCTGCGCGAACTCGGGCGCAACGACGAGGCACGGGACGCATTGCTCCGCGGAAACGAAACTACGAAAGGCAAGTCGGCGGAGTTGAACTATTTTCTGGGGCTTGCTTACATCGATGCCGGAGACCTTCCTTCTGCCCGCAAATACGCAAACCAGGCCTACAAGCTGGGATATCCCCTGCCGGGTCTGAGGAACAAACTCGCCCGGCTGGAAGCAACCCGAAAGAACGAAAAGGACTGA